One window of the Sander lucioperca isolate FBNREF2018 chromosome 5, SLUC_FBN_1.2, whole genome shotgun sequence genome contains the following:
- the zgc:162608 gene encoding uncharacterized protein zgc:162608 — protein MCLVSVIFALSFLTTSAYPLHRNTREATWNYSIANQAHDKTELRTDVDQIYKSNIDSSSLYDPDNQSKNPVAEEMQRKLIMESERLRNRLRQELAELRERLSPSPAHLSSTLASMRERLAPFIQQLQSSLSSNTQDLCGQLNLYLQGLETAEAQAEASPALYQEAFHWMSQTLEHSSSEVANLISDFHTKTVGVIEQLKAINAREQEAVKSEHWQEISSRLGQEVSYLRVEAQNRVGALKAELTALLETARPGKAEVTASLERFCQNAALQSQVFQARMERLFQGLEEELEVQGASSLSPSSSTSAQPGGYLQEDFSVKLSALIQDILHSV, from the exons ATGTGTCTAGTCAGTGTGATCTTCGCCCTGTCATTCTTGACAACTTCAG CATATCCACTTCATCGTAACACCAGGGAGGCAACCTGGAATTATTCAATTGCCAACCAGGCTCATGACAAGACAGAACTCAGAACAGATGTGGA TCAGATCTACAAGAGCAACATAGACAGCAGCAGCCTTTACGACCCAGATAACCAGAGCAAAAATCCTGTTGCAGAGGAGATGCAACGCAAACTTATCATGGAGTCAGAGCGTCTGCGTAACCGTCTGCGCCAAGAGCTGGCCGAGCTGCGCGAGAGGTTGTCCCCATCTCCAGCCCACCTCAGCTCCACTCTGGCCAGCATGAGGGAGCGCTTGGCTCCCTTCATCCAGCAGCTCCAGAGCTCTCTCAGCAGTAACACCCAAGATCTGTGTGGCCAGCTGAACCTCTATCTGCAGGGCCTGGAGACAGCAGAGGCCCAGGCAGAGGCCAGTCCGGCTCTGTATCAGGAAGCCTTCCACTGGATGAGCCAAACCCTGGAGCACAGCAGCTCCGAGGTGGCTAACCTCATCAGTGATTTCCATACTAAAACCGTAGGGGTGATCGAACAGCTGAAAGCGATCAATGCTAGGGAGCAAGAGGCAGTCAAGTCAGAGCACTGGCAGGAAATTAGCTCCAGGTTGGGACAGGAAGTGAGTTATCTGAGAGTGGAGGCACAGAACAGAGTGGGGGCTCTCAAGGCAGAGCTAACTGCTCTTCTAGAAACTGCGCGGCCTGGTAAGGCTGAAGTGACAGCCAGTTTGGAGCGGTTCTGCCAAAATGCAGCCCTGCAGAGCCAAGTGTTTCAGGCCCGGATGGAGAGGCTGTTTCAGGGGCTGGAAGAGGAGCTGGAGGTCCAGGGAGCCTCCAGCctgtctccttcctcttccACGTCCGCACAGCCAGGTGGCTATTTGCAGGAGGACTTCTCAGTTAAACTCTCTGCTCTGATCCAAGACATTCTGCACTCAGTGTAG
- the LOC118495102 gene encoding uncharacterized protein LOC118495102 encodes MLRTCRHKSFGCVWWLSAVLLTLVHGSNLSQQFQERLPCRPGFYCPLGSFTPFPCPKGTYGSTAGAMSIDSCLKCPPHHYCPRPGLSASLPCGPVAQQPLSGQDTCICLGEGQTFQTSDGLCLCTIGYQPTNNRDACVHKLYAVCRDGKTRTQYGDCLDRYQWSLHCRQQVCQSAEDFRGYDGELGLCVCREPPGRAACGGLCRKRPAAELKLHCLSNREMELVWSDGSQPIQYFQA; translated from the exons ATGCTAAGGACATGCAGACACAAGAGttttgggtgtgtgtggtggCTAAGTGCTGTTCTCCTTACTCTGGTTCATGGAAGCAACTTGAGTCAACAATTCCAGGAGAGGCTACCTTGCCGGCCAG GTTTTTACTGCCCCTTGGGGAGCTTCACTCCATTCCCCTGTCCCAAGGGAACCTATGGGTCAACTGCTGGTGCTATGTCCATTGACAGCTGTCTGAAGTGTCCTCCTCACCACTACTGTCCCAGACCAGGTCTGTCTGCCTCCCTGCCCTGTGGCCCTGTGGCTCAGCAGCCTCTGTCTGGTCAGGACACCTGCATCTGCCTGGGAGAGGGACAGACTTTCCAG ACCAGTGATGGGCTGTGCCTCTGCACCATCGGCTACCAACCTACCAACAACAGAGATGCGTGTGTTCACAAACTGTACGCTGTTTGCAGAGACGGAAAAACACGTACACAGTATGGAGACTGTCTGGACAGATATCAGTGGTCACTTCACTGCAGGCAGCAG GTGTGTCAATCTGCAGAAGATTTCCGGGGTTACGATGGAGAGTtgggtctgtgtgtttgcagagaGCCTCCTGGAAGAGCTGCATGTGGAGGCCTTTGTAGGAAAAGGCCAGCTGCTGAGCTGAAGCTCCACTGCTTGTCCAATAGAGAAATGGAGCTGGTGTGGAGCGATGGCAGTCAG CCCATACAGTATTTTCAAGCATAA
- the LOC116048008 gene encoding uncharacterized protein LOC116048008, translating to MLETVFKQLDSRGTPLCSSHINSSHAVYIVQTTEAGFLGLLSGLPKELQQLFPVTTQQDIQSLAERDSDVLWEVTEVENISRGGREMNFSSRKGNKSDVKEEVRETIVNGILNPTACLHLGDVILFTVDTRHYPQYDLDNLYNTNSDFDWGVFRLLKEEMTLSWTPPIFFAVVSSQPGVYVFRLSSHQHKQLYVRVMPAGGQCYEPGPFFPTIPRHVTRVGISRRRNLLLRPDWLVTGGLLFGAVVILCLCVTLLILFREYGWPEKEPIRARYRLLQLAYHMDDYSSKGSRVISLKKIHRNQQARMTQDSIQPACADTLEDFWDYEHQVDLEAFSSNTFYGLLLKQSLSVTTRLGQLTTEASSS from the exons ATGCTGGAGACGGTTTTTAAACAGTTGGACTCCCGGGGGACTCCTCTGTGCAGCAGCCATATCAACTCCTCACATGCTGTCTATATTGTTCAGACAACAG AGGCAGGCTTCCTCGGCCTCCTCAGCGGCCTCCCAAAGGAACTTCAGCAACTGTTTCCTGTCACCACACAGCAGGACATTCAGAGCTTAGCTG AAAGAGATTCTGACGTTCTGTGGGAGGTCACTGAAGTTGAAAACATCAGTCGTGGAGGAAGAGAAATGAATTTCAGCAGCAGGAAGGGAAACAAGAGTGATGTTAAGGAAGAAGTGAGAGAAACAATTGTAAATGGAATTCTGAATCCCACAGCGTGTCTCCATTTGGGCGACGTTATACTGTTCACTGTTGACACACGTCACTATCCTCAGTATGATCT TGACAACTTGTACAACACAAATAGCGATTTTGACTGGGGCGTATTCAGACTGCTAAAAGAAGAGATGACTCTGTCTTGGACTCCTCCCATCTTCTTTGCGGTGGTCTCTAGCCAGCCTGGAGTATATGTTTTTAGACTGAGCAGCCATCAGCACAAACAACTG TATGTACGGGTGATGCCTGCAGGCGGCCAGTGTTATGAGCCCGGCCCCTTCTTCCCCACCATCCCTCGTCATGTGACCAGGGTGGGAATCAGTAGGAGACGCAACCTGTTACTGAGGCCAGATTGGCTGGTGACAGGAGGGCTGCTATTTGGAGCTGTGGTCATCCTCTGTTTATGTGTTACACTGCTG ATCCTTTTCCGTGAATATGGATGGCCTGAGAAGGAGCCAATCAGAGCGCGGTATCGGTTGTTGCAGTTGGCCTACCACATGGACGACTACTCATCAAAAGGTTCAAGGGTGATCTCACTTAAGAAGATACACCGAAACCAACAAGCTAGAATGACACAAGACTCCATTCAGCCAG CCTGTGCAGACACCTTGGAGGACTTTTGGGATTATGAGCACCAAGTGGATCTGGAGGCCTTTAGCAGCAACACATTCTACGGCCTCCTTCTCAAACAGAGTCTGTCTGTCACCACACGGCTGGGGCAGCTTACCACTGAGGCCAGTAGCTCTTAG